The proteins below are encoded in one region of Amycolatopsis acidiphila:
- a CDS encoding 50S ribosomal protein L25/general stress protein Ctc, which yields MSEVRLSVEPRTEFGKGAARRTRRAGKIPAVLYGHGTDPRHLALPALEFARVVRENGSNAVLTLDVENSIELALTKTITVHPLKNYIEHVDLLVVKSGEKVTVDVRVVINGEPAPGGLVNQDLDALSIEVEALHIPEQVEVSIEGAEVGTQILASQVTLPAGATLLTDPEALVVAVSEPQAEAAEGTEGEAPAGEGEAEAAAE from the coding sequence GTGTCCGAGGTACGTCTGTCCGTCGAGCCGCGCACCGAATTCGGCAAGGGCGCCGCGCGCCGCACCCGTCGCGCCGGAAAGATCCCCGCCGTGTTGTACGGCCACGGCACCGACCCCCGGCACCTGGCCCTGCCGGCGCTGGAGTTCGCCCGCGTCGTGCGTGAGAACGGCAGCAACGCCGTGCTCACCCTCGACGTGGAGAACAGCATCGAGCTTGCGCTCACCAAGACCATCACCGTCCACCCGCTCAAGAACTACATCGAGCACGTGGACCTGCTGGTCGTGAAGAGCGGCGAAAAGGTCACCGTCGACGTGCGCGTCGTGATCAACGGCGAGCCGGCACCGGGTGGCCTGGTCAACCAGGACCTCGACGCCCTCTCGATCGAGGTCGAGGCCCTGCACATCCCCGAGCAGGTCGAGGTCTCCATCGAGGGCGCCGAGGTCGGCACCCAGATCCTCGCCTCGCAGGTCACCCTGCCGGCGGGCGCGACCCTGCTGACCGACCCGGAGGCCCTGGTCGTCGCGGTGAGCGAGCCGCAGGCCGAGGCCGCCGAGGGCACCGAGGGCGAGGCCCCCGCGGGTGAGGGCGAAGCCGAGGCCGCCGCGGAGTGA
- the pth gene encoding aminoacyl-tRNA hydrolase: MTADLPGAGEQVLLVGLGNPGPRYAGNRHNVGFMVLDELAARVGGKFKAHKGGAEVLEGRLADRRVVLAKPRSFMNLSGGPVSATAKFYKIEPSGIVVVHDELDLPFGSLKLKLGGGDNGHNGLRSITKSLGTKDYFRARFGIGRPPGRMDPADFVLKDFSSVERKELPFEVDRCADAVEALIGKGLTAAQNTFHAA, from the coding sequence GTGACCGCTGATCTGCCCGGGGCCGGCGAGCAGGTGCTGCTCGTCGGCCTCGGTAATCCCGGACCCCGCTACGCCGGCAACCGGCACAACGTGGGGTTCATGGTGCTGGACGAGCTGGCCGCCCGCGTCGGCGGGAAGTTCAAGGCCCACAAGGGCGGCGCCGAGGTGCTCGAAGGCAGGCTGGCCGACCGGCGCGTGGTGCTCGCGAAGCCGCGCTCGTTCATGAACCTCTCCGGCGGCCCGGTCTCGGCGACCGCCAAGTTCTACAAGATCGAGCCGAGCGGGATCGTCGTCGTCCACGACGAGCTGGACCTGCCGTTCGGCAGCCTCAAGCTCAAGCTGGGCGGGGGCGACAACGGCCACAACGGGCTGCGGTCGATCACCAAGTCGCTCGGGACGAAGGACTACTTCCGGGCGCGGTTCGGCATCGGCAGGCCGCCCGGCCGGATGGACCCGGCGGATTTCGTGTTGAAGGACTTCTCGTCGGTCGAGCGCAAGGAGCTCCCGTTCGAGGTCGACCGCTGTGCCGACGCCGTCGAGGCGCTCATCGGCAAAGGACTGACAGCGGCGCAGAACACCTTCCACGCTGCGTAG
- a CDS encoding DivIVA domain-containing protein: MSLTAEDVYRVEFGNAPIGRRGYAKNEVDAFVRRIAKTLEDEDDLTAAEVHHVEFDKPLLGKRGYDEREVDEFLERAEDTLAQRFGQAHRLPAARTGTEATAPSPTPRVTDAGPLSTAP; the protein is encoded by the coding sequence ATGTCCCTTACCGCCGAAGACGTCTACCGCGTGGAGTTCGGTAACGCGCCGATCGGTCGGCGTGGTTACGCCAAGAACGAGGTCGACGCATTCGTCCGGCGCATCGCGAAGACCCTGGAGGACGAGGACGACCTCACCGCCGCCGAGGTGCACCACGTCGAGTTCGACAAGCCGCTGCTGGGCAAGCGCGGCTACGACGAGCGGGAGGTCGACGAGTTCCTGGAGCGGGCCGAGGACACCCTCGCGCAGCGCTTCGGCCAGGCCCACCGCCTGCCGGCCGCCCGCACGGGCACGGAAGCCACGGCACCCTCGCCGACCCCGCGGGTCACGGACGCGGGCCCGCTGAGCACGGCGCCCTGA
- a CDS encoding fatty acyl-AMP ligase, whose amino-acid sequence MSRFVDTLVATAAGGGQQRGMVTGEPTEPVRRTWAEIHEQAKKLAGGLVTGVPARSAPDEGARAEEDRPGAGVPQDTGGLKPGTPVAVLAAAPALIAPTVQGVWLAGGSVTMLHQPTPRTDLAVWAEDTVKVLNMIGAGLVLLGEPFDALAPVLTEHGIAFRLISELLEAEPLAEPVPVGEDDLALLQLTSGSTAEPKAVRINHGNLYVNIKAMVERAEFVFESDVMVSWLPTFHDMGMVGFLTVPMTFGVELIKITPVEFLSGPLIWPALITKYRATTTAAPNFAYAIVGRRLARVEEDDAYDLSTLRIALNGAEPIDETAVQTFTDAGARFKMPAECVFPAYGMAEATLAVSFAPLFTGLTLDFVEADALEADNRAVPVPEGDLRRGTDEVRSFAVLGRPLDGLEAQIVDGEGNVLGERQVGEIRLRGEAVTPGYLTVDGPVPTQDAEGWLATGDLGYLIDGQIVICGRQKDVIIMGGRNIYPTDIERAATSVEGVRAGNAVAVRIDAGTRRERFAVVLESKLAGDAEAERTLVKQVVARVRDAVDLRPFAVVVLPSGSLPKTPSGKVKRAATATQFADRIQQSATR is encoded by the coding sequence ATGAGTCGGTTCGTGGACACGCTCGTCGCCACCGCGGCGGGTGGCGGTCAGCAGCGGGGAATGGTCACGGGAGAGCCCACGGAGCCGGTCCGGCGGACCTGGGCGGAGATCCACGAGCAGGCGAAGAAACTGGCCGGCGGCTTGGTCACCGGAGTGCCCGCACGGAGCGCGCCCGACGAAGGAGCCCGCGCGGAGGAGGACCGACCGGGTGCGGGTGTCCCGCAGGACACCGGAGGCTTGAAGCCCGGCACCCCCGTCGCCGTGCTCGCGGCCGCGCCGGCGCTGATCGCGCCCACCGTGCAGGGCGTCTGGCTCGCCGGTGGCAGCGTCACGATGCTGCACCAGCCGACCCCGCGCACCGATCTGGCGGTGTGGGCCGAGGACACCGTCAAGGTGCTGAACATGATCGGCGCCGGGCTGGTCCTGCTCGGCGAGCCGTTCGACGCGCTCGCCCCGGTGCTCACCGAGCACGGCATCGCGTTCCGGCTGATCTCCGAGCTGCTCGAGGCCGAACCGCTCGCCGAGCCGGTGCCGGTCGGCGAGGACGACCTCGCGTTGTTGCAGCTGACCAGCGGGTCTACCGCGGAGCCCAAGGCCGTCCGGATCAACCACGGCAACCTCTACGTCAACATCAAGGCGATGGTCGAGCGCGCGGAGTTCGTGTTCGAGTCCGACGTGATGGTGTCGTGGCTGCCGACCTTCCACGACATGGGCATGGTCGGGTTCCTGACCGTGCCGATGACCTTCGGCGTCGAGCTGATCAAGATCACGCCGGTCGAGTTCCTGTCCGGGCCGCTGATCTGGCCCGCGCTGATCACCAAGTACCGCGCGACGACGACGGCCGCGCCGAACTTCGCGTACGCCATCGTCGGCCGGCGGCTGGCCAGGGTCGAGGAGGACGACGCCTACGACCTGTCGACCCTGCGGATCGCGCTCAACGGCGCCGAGCCGATCGACGAGACCGCCGTGCAGACGTTCACCGACGCCGGTGCGCGGTTCAAGATGCCTGCGGAGTGCGTGTTCCCGGCGTACGGCATGGCGGAGGCGACGCTCGCGGTGTCGTTCGCGCCGCTGTTCACCGGGCTGACGCTGGACTTCGTCGAGGCGGACGCGCTGGAGGCGGACAACCGTGCCGTCCCGGTGCCCGAGGGCGACCTGCGCCGCGGCACCGACGAGGTGCGTTCGTTCGCGGTGCTGGGGCGGCCGCTGGACGGGCTCGAGGCGCAGATCGTCGACGGCGAGGGCAACGTGCTGGGCGAGCGGCAGGTCGGCGAGATCCGGCTGCGCGGCGAGGCGGTCACCCCGGGGTACCTGACGGTCGACGGCCCGGTGCCGACGCAGGACGCGGAGGGCTGGCTGGCCACCGGCGACCTGGGGTACCTGATCGACGGGCAGATCGTCATCTGCGGCCGGCAGAAGGACGTCATCATCATGGGCGGGCGCAACATCTACCCGACGGATATCGAGCGCGCGGCCACCTCGGTCGAGGGCGTGCGCGCGGGCAACGCGGTGGCGGTCCGGATCGACGCGGGTACCCGGCGCGAACGGTTCGCGGTGGTGCTGGAGTCGAAGCTCGCCGGCGACGCCGAGGCGGAGCGGACGCTGGTGAAGCAGGTGGTGGCGCGGGTGCGCGACGCCGTGGACCTGCGCCCGTTCGCGGTGGTCGTGCTCCCGTCGGGGAGCCTGCCCAAGACCCCCTCGGGCAAGGTCAAACGCGCCGCCACGGCCACCCAGTTCGCGGACCGGATCCAGCAGTCGGCCACCCGCTGA
- a CDS encoding ABC-F family ATP-binding cassette domain-containing protein, whose amino-acid sequence MKNSGAQRPRGGRWSGDGRANLINLESVSKSYGVKPLLDRVSLGVAEGERIGVVGLNGGGKTTLLEVLAGIAEPDSGRVSRVRDLRMAVVTQRTELGEGTTVRDAVLSHYSAEHEWAADARVRSIVDGLGLTALGLDSPTANLSGGERRRISLAAALVGDLDLVVLDEPTNHLDIEGVRWLADHLLARRTALVVVTHDRWFLDTVCGRTWEVTNGNVEQYEGGYADWIFARAERARLAASAEEKRRNLARKELAWLQRGAKARTSKPRYRIEAAEALIADVPQPRDSVELLSFARRRLGKTVLELEDVTLHAGEKPILDHLTWQIGPGDRIGLVGVNGSGKSTLLKLLAGESEPESGRRVEGKTVRLAHLSQELEELPGQLRVLEAVEEIAGRVVLGKQEMSASQLAERLGFPPARQWTPVDDLSGGERRRLQLVRLLMAEPNVLLLDEPTNDLDIDTLQQLEDLLDSWPGTLVVVSHDRYLLERVCDGVYGLFGNGRVTHLPGGVDEYLTRRARAVQTAAPPAPAPAPSRSNAAEHRAAMKELGRLERRLDQLTKRESELHEQLAANATNPDKLVELNAELKSVLAEKDEVEARWLETSELVE is encoded by the coding sequence GTGAAAAACAGTGGCGCGCAGCGCCCCCGTGGGGGGCGGTGGTCGGGTGACGGGCGGGCGAATCTGATCAACCTCGAGTCCGTCAGCAAGTCCTACGGCGTCAAGCCGTTGCTCGACCGGGTCTCGCTCGGCGTGGCCGAAGGCGAGCGCATCGGTGTCGTCGGCCTCAACGGCGGCGGCAAGACGACGCTGCTCGAAGTGCTGGCCGGGATCGCCGAGCCCGACTCCGGCCGGGTGAGCCGTGTCCGCGACCTGCGGATGGCCGTGGTCACCCAGCGCACCGAGCTGGGCGAGGGGACCACGGTGCGCGACGCCGTGCTGTCGCACTACTCGGCCGAGCACGAGTGGGCCGCCGACGCGCGAGTCAGGTCTATTGTGGACGGACTCGGTCTCACCGCGCTCGGCCTGGACTCGCCGACGGCGAACCTGTCCGGCGGGGAGCGGCGGCGCATCTCGCTGGCCGCCGCGCTCGTCGGCGACCTCGATCTGGTCGTGCTCGACGAGCCGACCAACCACCTCGACATCGAGGGTGTGCGCTGGCTCGCCGACCACCTGCTGGCCCGGCGCACCGCGCTCGTCGTGGTCACCCACGACCGGTGGTTCCTCGACACCGTGTGCGGCCGGACGTGGGAGGTCACGAACGGCAACGTCGAGCAGTACGAAGGCGGCTACGCGGACTGGATCTTCGCCCGTGCCGAGCGGGCGCGGCTCGCGGCGAGCGCCGAGGAGAAGCGGCGCAACCTCGCGCGCAAGGAGCTCGCGTGGTTGCAGCGCGGCGCCAAGGCGCGGACGTCGAAGCCGCGGTACCGCATCGAAGCGGCCGAAGCGCTCATCGCGGACGTGCCGCAACCGCGCGACTCGGTCGAGCTGTTGAGCTTCGCGCGCCGGCGGCTCGGCAAGACCGTGCTGGAGCTGGAGGACGTCACGCTGCACGCGGGGGAGAAGCCCATTCTCGACCACCTCACGTGGCAGATCGGCCCCGGCGACCGGATCGGCCTGGTCGGCGTCAACGGCTCGGGCAAGTCGACGCTGCTGAAGCTGCTCGCCGGGGAGTCCGAGCCCGAGTCGGGGCGGCGGGTCGAGGGCAAGACCGTGCGGCTCGCGCACCTGTCGCAGGAGCTGGAGGAGCTGCCCGGGCAGCTGCGCGTGCTCGAAGCCGTCGAGGAGATCGCCGGGCGCGTGGTGCTGGGCAAGCAGGAGATGTCGGCGTCGCAGCTCGCGGAGCGCCTGGGCTTCCCGCCCGCGCGGCAGTGGACCCCCGTCGACGACCTGTCCGGCGGCGAGCGGCGGCGGTTGCAGCTCGTGCGGCTGCTGATGGCCGAGCCCAACGTGCTCCTGCTCGACGAGCCGACGAACGACCTGGACATCGACACGCTGCAGCAGCTGGAAGACCTGCTCGACTCGTGGCCGGGCACGCTCGTGGTCGTCTCGCACGACCGCTACCTGCTCGAGCGGGTGTGCGACGGGGTGTACGGCCTGTTCGGCAACGGCCGGGTGACGCATCTGCCCGGCGGTGTCGACGAGTACCTGACGCGCCGGGCCCGCGCGGTGCAGACCGCGGCTCCCCCCGCTCCCGCTCCCGCGCCGTCCCGATCGAACGCGGCCGAGCACCGTGCGGCGATGAAGGAGCTGGGCCGCCTGGAGCGCCGCCTGGACCAGCTGACGAAGCGCGAGAGCGAGCTGCACGAACAGCTCGCCGCGAACGCCACGAACCCGGACAAGCTCGTCGAGCTCAACGCGGAGCTGAAGTCGGTACTGGCGGAGAAGGACGAGGTCGAGGCGCGCTGGCTGGAAACGTCCGAGCTGGTGGAGTGA